A DNA window from Actinokineospora baliensis contains the following coding sequences:
- a CDS encoding peptidylprolyl isomerase, which yields MADSNASLVGTKVTATLHTSQGDIRIDLFPDHAPKTVANFVGLAEGSKEYHSKNAQGADSGPFYDGSIFHRVIAGFMLQGGDPTGTGRGGPGYEFADEFHPELQFNKPYLLAMANAGANTNGSQFFITVGPTTWLNFKHTIFGEVSDQESRTVVDAIGATATNPGDKPVTDVVINKVTVEKH from the coding sequence GTGGCAGACAGCAACGCATCCCTCGTCGGGACCAAGGTGACCGCCACCCTGCACACCTCGCAGGGTGACATCCGGATCGACCTGTTCCCGGACCACGCGCCCAAGACGGTCGCGAACTTCGTCGGGCTCGCCGAGGGCTCGAAGGAGTACCACAGCAAGAACGCCCAGGGCGCCGACTCGGGCCCCTTCTACGACGGCTCGATCTTCCACCGGGTGATCGCCGGGTTCATGCTGCAGGGCGGCGACCCGACCGGCACCGGCCGCGGCGGCCCCGGCTACGAGTTCGCCGACGAGTTCCACCCGGAGCTGCAGTTCAACAAGCCGTACCTGCTGGCGATGGCGAACGCGGGTGCCAACACCAACGGGTCCCAGTTCTTCATCACGGTCGGGCCGACCACCTGGCTCAACTTCAAGCACACGATCTTCGGCGAGGTGTCCGACCAGGAGTCGCGCACCGTCGTGGACGCCATCGGCGCGACCGCGACCAACCCCGGCGACAAGCCGGTCACCGATGTCGTGATCAACAAGGTCACCGTCGAGAAGCACTAG
- the pknB gene encoding Stk1 family PASTA domain-containing Ser/Thr kinase encodes MTTPRLLSNRYEIGETIGYGGMSEVHRGRDVRLSREVAVKVLRQDLARDPQFQERFRREAQNAAALNHPAIVAVYDTGETRIETGPLPYIVMEYVDGRTLRDIVKSEGPLPGQRAMEIMADVCAALDFSHRHGIVHRDVKPANVMITRSGAVKVMDFGIARAVADGQVAVTQTAAVIGTAQYLSPEQARGEAVDARSDVYATGCVLFELLTGEPPFTGDSPVAVAYQHVREDPRSPSALNPRVSPQLDAIVLKAMSKGAANRYQSAAEMRTDIVRVLSGQRPAAPMVMTDEDRTAVLGQSRQPEVRGRHRPEVFSDEHDDYGGYDDEEDRRRKRRKTWLIVLVALIVAALVALLFLLLSKEKAPAGSDSFALPDVRKQVEAQANATLANKGLQVVREAVACEQTADGQPGPCTTEDIGKVIDTAPTAGTDVRKGDRITLKVGTAPGKVAVPDVAGKTPDEAKQLLTEGKLGVVAAVDEVEVEDEKLIGKVVETNPAAGQQVNPGTQVKLAIGKGPDTIEVTNLVGQDYDTAAKNLTAAGFVPQRKDVSSDRPAGEVVDQAPKGGKARKGTTITLSVSKGDKVELEMPNLEGKTRAEAEAQLRQRGWMGQLNVIEEFTNDPDEVGKIIDQQQQPGDKISKDTAIGVRIGKARGGPTFPTVPTR; translated from the coding sequence ATGACCACACCGCGACTGCTCTCCAACCGCTACGAGATCGGCGAGACGATCGGGTACGGCGGCATGTCCGAGGTCCACCGGGGCCGCGACGTCCGACTCAGCCGCGAGGTCGCGGTGAAGGTGCTCCGCCAGGACCTGGCCCGCGACCCGCAGTTCCAGGAGCGGTTCCGCCGCGAGGCGCAGAACGCCGCCGCGCTCAACCACCCGGCGATCGTGGCCGTGTACGACACCGGCGAGACCCGCATCGAGACCGGTCCGCTGCCCTACATCGTGATGGAGTACGTCGACGGCCGGACGCTGCGCGACATCGTCAAGTCCGAGGGACCACTGCCCGGGCAGCGCGCGATGGAGATCATGGCCGACGTCTGCGCCGCGCTGGACTTCAGCCACCGGCACGGCATCGTGCACCGCGACGTCAAGCCCGCGAACGTGATGATCACCCGCTCCGGCGCGGTGAAGGTGATGGACTTCGGCATCGCGCGCGCGGTCGCCGACGGGCAGGTCGCGGTGACGCAGACCGCCGCGGTGATCGGCACGGCCCAGTACCTCTCGCCCGAGCAGGCCCGCGGTGAGGCGGTCGACGCCCGCTCGGACGTCTACGCCACCGGGTGCGTGCTGTTCGAACTGCTCACCGGTGAACCGCCGTTCACCGGTGACTCGCCGGTCGCGGTCGCCTACCAGCACGTGCGGGAGGACCCGAGGTCGCCGTCGGCGCTGAACCCGAGGGTCAGCCCGCAGCTGGACGCGATCGTGCTCAAGGCGATGTCCAAGGGCGCGGCCAACCGGTACCAGTCGGCCGCCGAGATGCGCACCGACATCGTCCGCGTGCTCTCCGGCCAGCGCCCGGCCGCGCCGATGGTGATGACCGACGAGGACCGGACCGCGGTGCTCGGCCAGAGCCGCCAGCCCGAGGTGCGCGGGCGGCACCGGCCCGAGGTCTTCTCCGACGAGCACGACGACTACGGCGGGTACGACGACGAAGAGGACCGCAGGCGCAAGCGGCGCAAGACCTGGCTGATCGTGCTGGTCGCGCTGATCGTCGCCGCCCTGGTCGCGCTGCTGTTCCTGTTGCTGTCCAAGGAGAAGGCACCCGCGGGCAGCGACTCGTTCGCGTTGCCCGACGTGCGCAAGCAGGTCGAGGCGCAGGCCAACGCCACCCTGGCGAACAAGGGCCTGCAGGTGGTGCGCGAGGCGGTCGCCTGCGAGCAGACCGCCGACGGCCAACCGGGTCCGTGCACCACCGAGGACATCGGCAAGGTCATCGACACCGCGCCCACCGCGGGCACCGACGTGCGCAAGGGCGACCGGATCACGCTCAAGGTCGGCACCGCGCCCGGCAAGGTCGCCGTGCCGGACGTGGCAGGCAAGACCCCGGACGAGGCCAAGCAGCTGCTGACCGAGGGCAAGCTCGGCGTGGTCGCGGCCGTCGACGAGGTCGAGGTCGAGGACGAGAAGCTGATCGGCAAGGTCGTGGAGACCAACCCGGCAGCGGGCCAGCAGGTCAACCCGGGCACCCAGGTCAAGCTGGCGATCGGCAAGGGCCCGGACACCATCGAGGTCACCAACCTGGTCGGGCAGGACTACGACACCGCGGCGAAGAACCTCACCGCGGCCGGGTTTGTGCCGCAGCGCAAGGACGTGTCCTCGGACCGGCCCGCCGGTGAGGTCGTCGACCAGGCGCCCAAGGGCGGCAAGGCGCGCAAGGGCACCACGATCACGCTGAGCGTCTCCAAGGGCGACAAGGTCGAACTGGAGATGCCGAACCTGGAGGGCAAGACCCGGGCCGAGGCCGAGGCGCAGCTGCGCCAGCGCGGCTGGATGGGCCAGCTCAACGTGATCGAAGAGTTCACCAACGACCCCGACGAGGTCGGCAAGATCATCGACCAGCAGCAGCAGCCGGGCGACAAGATCAGCAAGGACACCGCGATCGGCGTGCGGATCGGCAAGGCGCGGGGCGGACCGACGTTCCCGACGGTGCCGACCAGGTAG
- a CDS encoding DoxX family protein, giving the protein MDLFDRTRDHVLALFRIVIGFIFVLHGVATLFDVMTGPRGGKVPEFASWPSWWAAAIQLVAGTLVVLGLGTRYAALLCSGSMAYAYFTVHQARALFPIENGGEIPALFAWSFLLIAVFGPGKWAIDELFSRSRRKEAAAA; this is encoded by the coding sequence ATGGACCTGTTCGACAGAACACGGGACCACGTACTAGCCCTGTTCCGGATCGTCATCGGCTTCATCTTCGTCCTGCACGGTGTCGCCACCCTGTTCGACGTGATGACCGGCCCGCGCGGCGGGAAGGTCCCCGAGTTCGCCTCGTGGCCGAGCTGGTGGGCCGCGGCCATCCAGCTCGTCGCGGGCACCCTGGTCGTGCTGGGCCTGGGCACCCGCTACGCGGCGCTGCTGTGCTCCGGGTCGATGGCCTACGCGTACTTCACCGTGCACCAGGCGAGGGCGCTGTTCCCGATCGAGAACGGCGGCGAGATCCCGGCGCTGTTCGCGTGGTCGTTCCTGCTGATCGCGGTCTTCGGACCCGGCAAGTGGGCCATCGACGAGCTGTTCAGCCGCTCCCGCCGCAAGGAAGCCGCCGCGGCCTGA
- the crgA gene encoding cell division protein CrgA has product MPKSKVRKKAAYTPPADRRTPVKVKPAGPSHPIYITVMLGIMVLGLAWLVVNYIAGEKIPFMADLGNWNFAIGFALMISGLLMTMRWR; this is encoded by the coding sequence ATGCCGAAGTCCAAGGTCCGCAAGAAGGCCGCGTACACCCCGCCGGCCGACCGTCGCACGCCTGTGAAGGTGAAGCCGGCCGGGCCGTCACACCCGATCTACATCACCGTGATGCTGGGCATCATGGTCCTGGGGCTCGCCTGGCTGGTCGTGAACTACATCGCAGGCGAGAAGATTCCATTCATGGCCGACCTCGGCAACTGGAACTTCGCCATCGGGTTCGCCCTGATGATCTCCGGGCTGCTGATGACCATGCGGTGGCGCTGA
- a CDS encoding aminodeoxychorismate/anthranilate synthase component II — protein MRVLVVDNYDSFVYNLVQYLAQLGAECEVWRNDAARLTEDGVLDGFDAVLVSPGPSTPERAGYSIDVVRRCADAGMPLLGVCLGHQAIGVAWGATVTQAPELLHGKTSQVVHNGGGVLAGLPDPFTATRYHSLSIVPDTIPDDFEVTGRTESGIVMAMRHRELPVHGVQFHPESVLTDGGHRMLANFLATAGFTVPEARVAELERGMRELTKALG, from the coding sequence ATGCGCGTCCTGGTCGTCGACAACTACGACAGCTTCGTCTACAACCTCGTGCAGTACCTGGCGCAGTTGGGGGCCGAGTGCGAGGTCTGGCGCAACGATGCGGCGCGGTTGACCGAGGATGGGGTGCTCGACGGGTTCGACGCTGTGCTGGTCAGTCCTGGGCCGAGTACGCCGGAGCGGGCCGGGTACAGCATCGACGTGGTCAGGCGGTGTGCTGACGCGGGGATGCCGCTGTTGGGGGTGTGCCTCGGGCACCAGGCGATCGGTGTGGCGTGGGGGGCGACCGTCACGCAGGCGCCGGAGTTGCTGCACGGGAAGACGAGCCAGGTGGTGCACAACGGGGGCGGGGTGCTGGCGGGTCTGCCGGACCCGTTCACCGCGACGCGGTACCACTCGCTGTCGATCGTGCCCGACACCATCCCGGACGACTTCGAGGTCACCGGCCGCACCGAGAGCGGGATCGTGATGGCGATGCGCCACCGCGAGCTGCCGGTGCACGGCGTGCAGTTCCACCCCGAGTCGGTGCTGACCGACGGCGGTCACCGGATGCTGGCGAACTTCTTGGCCACCGCGGGCTTCACCGTGCCGGAGGCGCGGGTCGCCGAGCTCGAGCGCGGGATGCGCGAGTTGACCAAGGCCCTCGGCTGA
- a CDS encoding DUF4386 family protein, whose amino-acid sequence MLLLVEGLLLFVPVVVLGAAVGWPASLGEPAATVLPQVAENETALRLGYVAYLAYSALFLPVALWVTATLAPDRQDSRLARLGLAFAALSAVARCVGIVRWLTAMPDLAHDWQAGANREAIAVQYDVLNSFAGGVGELLGVSLFAAGWLFCLVKIADIPLWLKGFTAITAVALALPLVELLGVDAGALISVGSATVQIWFLATAVHIFRARTA is encoded by the coding sequence GTGTTGTTGCTGGTCGAGGGCCTGTTGTTGTTCGTACCCGTGGTGGTCCTCGGTGCCGCTGTGGGATGGCCCGCCAGCCTGGGCGAGCCTGCCGCCACCGTCCTGCCGCAGGTCGCCGAGAACGAAACGGCGCTGCGGCTGGGGTACGTCGCCTACCTCGCCTACTCGGCGCTGTTCTTACCGGTCGCCTTGTGGGTCACCGCGACCCTCGCGCCGGACCGGCAGGACTCGCGGCTCGCTCGCCTCGGCCTCGCGTTCGCCGCCCTGTCCGCGGTCGCGCGCTGCGTCGGCATCGTCCGGTGGCTCACCGCGATGCCCGACCTGGCGCACGACTGGCAGGCGGGCGCGAACCGGGAGGCGATCGCGGTGCAGTACGACGTGCTGAACTCGTTCGCCGGTGGTGTCGGTGAACTGCTCGGCGTCTCGCTGTTCGCCGCGGGCTGGTTGTTCTGCCTCGTGAAGATCGCGGACATCCCGTTGTGGCTCAAGGGCTTCACTGCGATCACCGCCGTCGCCCTGGCGCTGCCGCTGGTCGAGTTGCTCGGTGTCGACGCGGGTGCGCTGATCAGCGTGGGCAGCGCGACCGTGCAGATCTGGTTCCTTGCCACCGCCGTGCACATCTTCCGCGCGCGAACCGCTTGA
- a CDS encoding TetR/AcrR family transcriptional regulator, with amino-acid sequence MASRRERLREQTTAEIKAAATAQLRDSGGAALSLRAVAVSIGMSPAGLYRYYPNRDALLTELITDGFAALAHEVARARDEAESDAFVAAALAYRGWALAHPNEFALLYGTPIPDYAAPESGPTSAASRQVGAAFVPPITAAWHRGTLKREAADPALDTFAAAVDLPPDAAAVAFTAWTAIHGLVVLEAFGHLAWLAADPGELAESRFHALSADLGIAP; translated from the coding sequence ATGGCGAGCAGGCGGGAACGACTCCGGGAGCAGACGACAGCCGAGATCAAAGCCGCGGCAACGGCCCAACTCCGGGACAGCGGCGGCGCGGCGCTGTCGCTGCGCGCGGTGGCCGTGTCGATCGGCATGAGCCCGGCGGGCCTGTACCGCTACTACCCGAACCGCGACGCACTGCTGACCGAGCTGATCACCGACGGTTTCGCGGCCCTGGCGCACGAGGTGGCGCGCGCGCGGGACGAGGCGGAAAGCGACGCGTTCGTGGCCGCGGCCCTGGCGTACCGGGGGTGGGCGCTGGCCCACCCGAACGAGTTCGCCCTGCTGTACGGGACGCCGATCCCCGACTACGCGGCCCCGGAATCCGGCCCGACCTCGGCCGCGAGCCGCCAAGTGGGCGCCGCGTTCGTACCGCCGATCACCGCCGCGTGGCACCGCGGCACCCTCAAGCGCGAAGCAGCCGACCCCGCGCTCGACACCTTCGCCGCAGCGGTCGACCTACCCCCGGACGCGGCGGCGGTGGCGTTCACCGCGTGGACCGCGATCCACGGACTCGTCGTCCTGGAAGCCTTCGGTCACCTGGCCTGGCTGGCCGCCGACCCCGGCGAGCTCGCCGAGTCCCGCTTCCACGCCCTGTCCGCCGACCTCGGGATCGCGCCCTGA
- a CDS encoding OsmC family peroxiredoxin — protein sequence MTERRATTVWSGDLARGTGQVSLDTSGAASFTVSFPSRAQEANGQTSPEELIAAAHSSCYSMQLSGLLGANGTPPERIETGAVVTFGKRGDGFAILGIALTARAAVPGLDAGAFAEIAETAKRICPVSAALTGTEITLDAALV from the coding sequence ATGACTGAGCGCAGGGCTACGACGGTGTGGAGTGGGGATTTGGCCCGGGGGACGGGGCAGGTCTCGTTGGACACCTCGGGGGCGGCGAGCTTCACGGTGTCGTTCCCGTCGCGGGCGCAGGAGGCCAACGGGCAGACCTCGCCGGAGGAGTTGATCGCGGCGGCGCACTCGTCGTGCTACTCGATGCAGTTGTCGGGGTTGTTGGGGGCCAACGGGACGCCGCCGGAGCGGATCGAGACGGGGGCGGTGGTGACCTTCGGGAAGAGGGGCGACGGGTTCGCCATCCTGGGGATCGCGTTGACCGCGCGGGCCGCGGTGCCCGGTCTCGACGCGGGGGCGTTCGCGGAGATCGCGGAGACGGCCAAGCGGATCTGCCCGGTGTCGGCGGCGCTCACGGGTACCGAGATCACCCTCGACGCTGCCCTGGTCTAG
- a CDS encoding class E sortase — MTTLDTGGPPPGELISPDERPGGGDAVRTVVRGIGELLITAGLVVLLFVVYEVYVTDIVSAGKQQDATSALDTEWNDTAPAAPEQQRVERFDGLGEGSGFAKMYIPSFGADYSFTIIEGTTDRSLEIGPGHYKGTAYPGEPGNFAVAGHRVGKGAPFNDIDLLNSCDAIVVETRYSWFVYRMLPKKDEVGGWATGKGTDPRCQGVAPLGGPYDGVVGQQIVNPSQGEVIAPIPGHRDAPSVGERATLLTLTTCHPRFSDRQRLIVHAVMVKQWAKDPTKPGETPPELKETS; from the coding sequence GTGACAACGCTCGACACCGGTGGCCCGCCGCCAGGCGAGCTCATCAGCCCGGACGAGCGGCCCGGGGGCGGTGACGCGGTGCGCACCGTGGTCCGCGGCATCGGTGAGCTGCTCATCACCGCAGGCCTGGTGGTGCTGCTGTTCGTCGTCTACGAGGTCTACGTGACCGACATCGTTTCCGCTGGTAAGCAGCAGGACGCGACGTCGGCGTTGGACACCGAGTGGAACGACACGGCCCCCGCGGCCCCCGAGCAGCAGCGGGTCGAGCGCTTCGACGGGCTCGGTGAGGGCTCCGGGTTCGCCAAGATGTACATCCCGTCCTTCGGCGCCGACTACTCCTTCACCATCATCGAGGGCACCACCGACCGGTCGCTGGAGATCGGCCCCGGCCACTACAAGGGCACCGCGTACCCGGGCGAGCCGGGCAACTTCGCCGTCGCCGGGCACCGGGTGGGCAAGGGTGCCCCGTTCAACGACATCGACCTGCTGAACTCGTGCGACGCGATCGTCGTCGAGACCCGCTACAGCTGGTTCGTCTACCGGATGCTGCCGAAGAAGGACGAGGTCGGCGGCTGGGCCACCGGCAAGGGCACCGACCCGCGCTGCCAGGGCGTCGCCCCCCTGGGCGGCCCCTACGACGGGGTCGTCGGCCAGCAGATCGTCAACCCCAGCCAGGGCGAGGTCATCGCCCCCATCCCCGGCCACCGCGACGCCCCGAGCGTGGGCGAGCGGGCCACCCTGCTGACCCTGACCACCTGCCACCCGCGCTTCTCCGACCGGCAGCGGCTCATCGTGCACGCGGTGATGGTCAAGCAGTGGGCCAAGGACCCGACCAAGCCGGGCGAGACGCCGCCCGAGTTGAAGGAGACCAGCTGA
- a CDS encoding HAD family hydrolase gives MAAREDARTDRLKPSPYLLHQALHGRRPAAAVFVGDSITDLHAAETAAVPFIGYANKPDKLHGLARSAALTTSMTLLVEAH, from the coding sequence ATCGCCGCCCGCGAAGACGCCAGGACCGACCGCCTCAAGCCCAGCCCATACCTTCTCCACCAGGCCCTTCACGGCCGCCGACCAGCCGCCGCAGTCTTCGTCGGCGACTCGATCACCGACCTGCACGCCGCAGAAACAGCTGCGGTGCCCTTCATCGGCTACGCCAACAAGCCCGACAAGCTCCACGGCTTGGCCAGGTCAGCGGCACTGACGACATCAATGACGTTGCTGGTCGAAGCCCACTAG
- a CDS encoding serine/threonine-protein kinase: MFTSGQLLADRYRLTRRIAVGGMGEVWEAADTRLDRRVAVKVLKPELCGDAEFLHRFRTEARTTASINHPGIASVHDYGETASILDGPQDTAYLVMELVEGEPLAAIVAKEGRIGAERTLDILEQAGHALQAAHERGYVHRDVKPGNILITPAGVVKLTDFGIAKAADAAPVTRSGMVMGTAHYIAPEQALGHEAEPASDVYSLAVVGYECLTGRRPFLSENAVTVAMMHIRDIPPPLPPDIPPGARAVIEATLVKDPRQRYGSGGEFAAAVAAIRAGMPLPTPSGYALAAAQRHAGPRTPVTGTHPGLVPVSPHPGSTGFPMPPQPQRSGRGGLWVAIGVLTIALVVALAIGLPAIFGSDAPEDQGPSDPGPRPTSVVPGDSEEPGGPPAGQPTTRTPRPTGDDEPVTIIPTRYITRPAAQVREELTELGVAAMVIDEDGAVVQDQDNCLVVEVSPVGRVPRGAPVTIKCRQNGPGG; the protein is encoded by the coding sequence GTGTTCACCTCGGGCCAACTGCTCGCCGACCGCTACCGGCTCACCCGCCGGATAGCGGTCGGTGGCATGGGCGAGGTGTGGGAGGCCGCCGACACCCGGCTCGACCGCAGGGTCGCGGTCAAGGTGCTCAAGCCGGAGCTGTGCGGGGACGCGGAGTTCCTGCACCGGTTCCGCACCGAGGCGCGCACCACCGCCTCGATCAACCACCCCGGGATCGCCTCGGTGCACGACTACGGCGAGACCGCGTCCATCCTCGACGGCCCGCAGGACACCGCGTACCTGGTGATGGAGCTGGTCGAGGGCGAACCGCTCGCGGCGATCGTGGCCAAGGAGGGCCGCATCGGCGCCGAGCGCACCCTCGACATCCTCGAGCAGGCCGGGCACGCGCTGCAGGCGGCGCACGAACGCGGCTACGTGCACCGCGACGTCAAGCCGGGCAACATCCTGATCACCCCGGCTGGCGTGGTGAAGCTGACCGACTTCGGCATCGCCAAGGCGGCCGACGCGGCACCGGTCACCCGCTCCGGCATGGTGATGGGCACCGCGCACTACATCGCCCCCGAGCAGGCGCTCGGGCACGAGGCCGAACCGGCCAGCGACGTGTACTCCCTGGCCGTGGTCGGGTACGAGTGCCTGACCGGGCGCAGGCCGTTCCTGTCCGAGAACGCCGTGACCGTCGCGATGATGCACATCCGCGACATCCCGCCGCCGCTGCCGCCGGACATCCCGCCCGGTGCCCGCGCGGTGATCGAGGCGACGCTGGTGAAGGACCCCCGGCAGCGCTACGGCAGCGGCGGCGAGTTCGCCGCCGCGGTCGCCGCGATCCGCGCCGGGATGCCGCTGCCCACCCCGTCCGGCTACGCGCTCGCCGCCGCCCAGCGGCACGCGGGCCCGCGCACCCCGGTGACCGGCACCCACCCCGGGCTGGTCCCGGTCAGCCCGCACCCCGGCTCGACCGGGTTCCCGATGCCGCCGCAACCGCAACGCTCCGGGCGGGGCGGCTTATGGGTGGCCATCGGGGTGCTGACCATCGCGCTGGTCGTGGCACTCGCGATCGGCCTGCCCGCGATCTTCGGCTCGGACGCACCCGAGGACCAGGGGCCCAGCGACCCCGGACCCCGACCGACCTCGGTGGTGCCCGGCGACAGCGAGGAACCCGGTGGGCCACCGGCCGGGCAACCGACCACGCGCACCCCGCGTCCCACCGGGGACGACGAGCCGGTCACCATCATCCCCACCCGCTACATCACCCGACCGGCGGCGCAGGTGCGCGAGGAGCTGACCGAGCTCGGCGTCGCGGCCATGGTGATCGACGAGGACGGCGCGGTGGTGCAGGACCAGGACAACTGCCTCGTTGTCGAAGTCTCGCCAGTGGGCCGGGTGCCGCGCGGCGCGCCCGTCACAATCAAGTGCAGGCAGAACGGACCCGGGGGATGA
- a CDS encoding PH domain-containing protein, with amino-acid sequence MPVTPEDTAAQWAPEPKVVAVGWLLTATSALVAALVDDTRGRVLLIVAAVLLGLLALFGTIARPRLRADARGITVRGMLGSKRWSWGEVNVRLVRTRRLGRESSAVELDADNAAEPDLVLLGRMDLGADPRDVVDDLLRLRT; translated from the coding sequence ATGCCCGTGACCCCTGAGGACACCGCAGCGCAGTGGGCCCCCGAGCCCAAGGTGGTGGCCGTCGGCTGGCTGCTGACGGCCACTTCCGCGCTGGTCGCGGCCCTGGTCGACGACACGAGGGGCAGGGTCCTGCTCATCGTGGCCGCCGTGCTGCTCGGCCTGCTCGCGCTCTTCGGCACGATCGCCCGACCCCGCCTGCGCGCGGACGCCCGGGGGATCACCGTTCGGGGGATGCTCGGCAGCAAGCGGTGGAGCTGGGGCGAGGTCAACGTGCGGCTCGTGCGCACCCGCAGGCTCGGCCGCGAGAGCAGCGCCGTGGAACTCGACGCGGACAACGCGGCCGAACCCGACCTGGTGCTGCTCGGCCGCATGGACCTGGGCGCCGACCCGCGCGACGTCGTCGACGACCTGCTGCGGCTGCGGACCTAA
- a CDS encoding DLW-39 family protein, with protein MKKLLALAAVAGGVLLVIKRKSSAKAEAALWREATAPANNGAKKA; from the coding sequence GTGAAGAAGCTCCTCGCGCTCGCCGCGGTCGCTGGTGGTGTCCTCCTGGTCATCAAGCGCAAGAGCTCGGCCAAGGCCGAAGCCGCGCTGTGGCGTGAGGCCACCGCCCCCGCCAACAACGGTGCGAAGAAGGCCTAA
- a CDS encoding DUF2020 domain-containing protein encodes MRRVVIVAAPLLALAACTTTEPQVAPPATTTPPSSAAPSATTAPGPPPAPEPVADGPCPYLESSVVADANGQHVTKVRTSADKPPACFFYRPDGSVQLTARVYTGDPTTAKLLVDEAAPIATSNPASAPAGWTGGSLSGPKGAVYAVAKAGTAVVVSTNQEQTIKARRITETVITNLGL; translated from the coding sequence ATGAGAAGAGTCGTGATCGTCGCCGCGCCCCTGCTCGCCCTCGCGGCGTGCACCACCACTGAGCCGCAGGTCGCGCCGCCCGCGACCACCACGCCGCCGTCCTCGGCCGCGCCGAGCGCGACCACCGCCCCCGGCCCCCCGCCCGCCCCGGAGCCGGTCGCCGACGGACCGTGTCCCTACCTGGAGAGCTCGGTCGTGGCCGACGCGAACGGCCAGCACGTGACCAAGGTCCGCACCTCCGCCGACAAGCCCCCCGCGTGCTTCTTCTACCGCCCCGACGGCAGCGTCCAACTCACCGCCCGCGTCTACACCGGCGACCCCACCACCGCGAAACTCCTGGTCGACGAGGCGGCCCCCATCGCCACCTCCAACCCGGCCTCCGCCCCCGCTGGCTGGACCGGCGGCTCCCTCTCCGGCCCCAAGGGCGCCGTCTACGCCGTCGCCAAGGCGGGCACCGCGGTCGTGGTGAGCACCAACCAGGAGCAGACCATCAAAGCCCGCCGCATCACCGAAACCGTCATCACCAACCTCGGCCTCTAG
- a CDS encoding rhomboid family intramembrane serine protease, with protein MTPPLQPDPGTQAGLPACVRHPDRLTGLSCTRCGRPACPECLVEASVGFQCVDCVNAGRKVQRRATTVAGAPLGEKPLLVPVLIALNVLMFAITAVLAQDPIDNDRSALFHELSEYPPLVAHGEWWRVLTSGFLHFGPIHLLVNMVALWFLRDMELLLGRARFALVYLLSLLGGSAAPYVFGALNVEGAGASGAIYGLLGGLIVAVVRLKQDKHVLMNVVGVLALNLAISVSFPGVSLLAHLGGLVVGAAVTFGMIYAPPAQRRAWQIGTVVLVSAALVGMFAIRTSQIVDMFVIG; from the coding sequence GTGACCCCACCGCTCCAGCCCGACCCGGGGACGCAGGCGGGTCTTCCCGCCTGCGTCCGCCACCCCGACCGGCTCACCGGGTTGAGCTGCACCCGCTGCGGTCGGCCCGCGTGCCCGGAGTGCCTCGTCGAGGCCTCGGTCGGCTTCCAGTGCGTCGACTGCGTCAACGCCGGGCGAAAGGTCCAGCGGCGGGCGACCACGGTCGCGGGGGCGCCACTGGGCGAGAAGCCGCTGCTGGTGCCCGTGCTGATCGCGCTGAACGTCCTGATGTTCGCGATCACCGCCGTGCTGGCCCAGGACCCGATCGACAACGACCGCTCCGCGCTGTTCCACGAGCTCTCCGAGTACCCGCCGCTGGTGGCCCACGGTGAGTGGTGGCGGGTGCTGACCAGCGGTTTCCTGCACTTCGGGCCGATCCACCTGCTGGTCAACATGGTCGCGCTGTGGTTCCTGCGGGACATGGAGCTGCTGCTGGGCCGGGCCAGGTTCGCCTTGGTGTACCTGCTCTCGCTGCTGGGCGGCAGCGCGGCCCCGTACGTGTTCGGCGCGTTGAACGTCGAGGGCGCAGGCGCGTCCGGGGCGATCTACGGCCTGCTCGGCGGGTTGATCGTCGCGGTGGTGCGGCTCAAGCAGGACAAGCACGTGCTGATGAACGTCGTGGGCGTGCTGGCGCTGAACCTGGCGATCAGCGTGTCGTTCCCGGGCGTGTCGCTGCTGGCCCACCTGGGCGGCCTGGTCGTCGGCGCGGCGGTGACCTTCGGGATGATCTACGCGCCCCCGGCCCAGCGCCGGGCGTGGCAGATCGGCACCGTGGTCCTGGTGAGCGCGGCGCTGGTGGGGATGTTCGCGATCCGCACCTCGCAGATCGTGGACATGTTCGTGATCGGTTAG